In Flavobacteriaceae bacterium, the following proteins share a genomic window:
- a CDS encoding ABC transporter permease, which produces MSSSFEKHQKRRLISSYFSVIISIALVLFLLGLLGMLVLNANTISNNFKERVQLNIYFNDSAKDVEIKQLERSLALSPYAKEAKYISKEDAAEFLKTEYGEDFLDDVGYNPLQNSIDVNFKAEYVTETYLDSISQVILTKKYVNDVQYDKDLVSVMNSNVKRISFWILVISALFTLIAVLLINSSIRLAVYSKRFIIKTMQMVGATKQFIRRPFILKSVRLGIIGALLALIGMAIVLYYINKTFPELELLGNPVLTSALFVIVFLLGIIITWISTYFATQRFLNLKTDQLYY; this is translated from the coding sequence ATGAGTTCATCTTTTGAAAAACATCAAAAACGACGCTTAATCTCATCATACTTTTCGGTAATTATTAGTATTGCTTTAGTGTTGTTTTTATTAGGTTTATTAGGGATGTTAGTATTGAATGCCAATACAATTTCAAATAATTTTAAAGAACGTGTTCAACTCAATATTTACTTTAATGATTCTGCTAAAGATGTTGAAATAAAGCAGCTTGAAAGAAGTTTAGCACTATCTCCTTATGCTAAAGAAGCTAAATATATCTCTAAAGAAGATGCTGCTGAATTTTTAAAAACAGAATATGGAGAAGATTTTTTAGATGATGTGGGATATAATCCGTTACAAAACTCTATAGACGTTAATTTTAAAGCCGAATATGTTACAGAAACATATTTAGATAGTATTTCGCAAGTTATCCTTACCAAAAAATATGTAAACGATGTGCAGTATGACAAAGATTTGGTCTCTGTTATGAATAGTAATGTAAAGCGTATTAGTTTTTGGATACTGGTAATTAGTGCTTTGTTTACTTTAATTGCCGTATTACTTATTAATAGCTCGATACGCTTAGCCGTGTACTCTAAGCGTTTTATTATTAAAACCATGCAAATGGTTGGAGCTACCAAGCAATTTATCAGGCGTCCGTTTATATTAAAAAGTGTACGATTAGGTATTATTGGTGCTCTTTTAGCACTCATAGGAATGGCAATTGTTTTATATTATATTAATAAAACATTTCCAGAATTAGAGCTATTAGGGAATCCTGTATTAACTTCGGCTTTGTTTGTTATTGTTTTCCTTTTAGGTATTATAATTACTTGGATTAGCACTTATTTTGCAACACAGCGATTTTTGAATTTAAAAACAGATCAGTTATATTATTAA
- a CDS encoding DUF3098 domain-containing protein, with amino-acid sequence MGEQKRKQDSKSSFIFGKKNYKFMFIGLACIALGFILMSGGGSDDPNVFNPEIFNFRRIRLAPTLVLIGFGIQVYAILLNPDNSNSKK; translated from the coding sequence ATGGGAGAGCAAAAACGAAAGCAAGACTCAAAAAGTAGTTTTATATTTGGCAAAAAGAACTATAAATTTATGTTTATAGGATTAGCTTGTATTGCTCTTGGTTTTATTTTAATGTCTGGTGGTGGAAGTGATGACCCCAATGTTTTTAATCCAGAAATTTTTAATTTTAGACGTATTCGATTAGCGCCAACATTAGTGTTAATTGGCTTTGGAATTCAGGTGTATGCAATTCTTTTAAATCCTGATAATTCTAATTCAAAAAAATAA
- a CDS encoding undecaprenyl-diphosphate phosphatase: MEIIDSIILGIIQGLTEFLPVSSSGHLELGKAILGDESIPEESLLFTVVLHFATAFSTIVVFRKDILEIIKGVFSFKWNEDTQFITKIIISMLPAIFVGLFFEEQLEQLFGNSVLLVGFMLIITAALLFLADKAKNTDKKVSFKNAFVIGISQAIAILPGISRSGATISTSVLLGNDKTKAARFSFLMVVPLIFGKIAKDVFSGDLTYSSDNFTALSVGFIAAFIAGLFACTWMIALVKKSKLSYFAIYCVIVGVIAIMISLLN, from the coding sequence ATGGAAATTATCGATTCTATTATTTTAGGAATTATACAAGGATTAACTGAGTTTCTTCCTGTATCGTCTAGCGGACATTTAGAACTTGGAAAAGCCATCCTTGGTGACGAATCTATTCCTGAAGAAAGTCTTTTGTTTACAGTTGTACTCCATTTTGCAACAGCATTTAGTACCATTGTAGTGTTTAGAAAAGATATTCTAGAAATTATAAAAGGAGTATTTTCATTTAAATGGAACGAAGACACTCAGTTTATCACAAAGATTATCATCTCTATGCTTCCTGCAATTTTTGTAGGCCTTTTTTTTGAAGAACAGCTTGAACAGCTTTTTGGAAATAGTGTATTATTAGTTGGATTCATGCTTATAATTACAGCAGCTTTATTATTTCTTGCTGATAAAGCAAAAAATACTGATAAAAAAGTATCTTTTAAAAATGCATTTGTTATTGGTATTTCACAAGCTATAGCTATTTTACCAGGTATTTCACGTTCTGGGGCCACAATTTCTACTTCTGTATTATTAGGAAACGATAAAACAAAAGCTGCTCGTTTTTCTTTTTTAATGGTCGTTCCTTTAATTTTTGGAAAAATTGCGAAAGATGTTTTTAGTGGAGATCTAACTTACAGCAGTGATAATTTCACAGCACTTTCTGTTGGGTTTATAGCAGCATTTATAGCAGGTTTATTTGCTTGCACTTGGATGATTGCACTTGTAAAAAAGAGTAAGCTCTCATATTTTGCCATTTACTGTGTTATTGTAGGGGTCATCGCTATTATGATTTCATTATTAAATTAA
- the truB gene encoding tRNA pseudouridine(55) synthase TruB translates to MNRIKTGEDYKSGQVLLIDKPLHWTSFQVVNKLRWEIRQAFNIKKIKVGHAGTLDPLASGLLVICTGKMTKQIDRFQGQIKEYTGTFTLGSTTPSYDLETEIDNTFSTEHLTRDLIINTTTKFIGDIEQVPPVFSALKKDGKRLYEFARAGESIEIKSRTVHVSEFEITNIEGFKIDFRVVCSKGTYIRSLANDFGKALNSGAHLSALRRTKIGDFNVDNAISIEQFITNLSSE, encoded by the coding sequence ATGAATCGAATTAAAACAGGAGAAGATTATAAATCTGGTCAAGTTTTACTCATTGACAAACCTTTGCATTGGACATCTTTTCAAGTTGTAAATAAATTACGATGGGAAATACGTCAAGCTTTTAATATTAAAAAAATAAAAGTAGGGCACGCTGGAACTTTAGATCCGTTAGCCAGTGGATTATTAGTGATATGCACAGGTAAAATGACCAAACAAATTGATCGTTTTCAAGGACAAATAAAAGAGTACACAGGGACATTTACTTTAGGAAGTACAACACCATCTTACGATCTTGAAACAGAGATTGACAATACTTTTTCTACAGAACATCTCACAAGAGATTTAATTATAAATACTACCACCAAATTTATTGGAGATATTGAGCAAGTGCCCCCTGTGTTTTCAGCTTTAAAAAAAGATGGAAAGCGTTTATATGAATTTGCCAGAGCAGGAGAGTCTATAGAAATTAAATCTCGAACAGTTCATGTTTCTGAATTTGAAATAACCAATATTGAAGGGTTTAAAATTGATTTTAGAGTAGTTTGTAGCAAAGGTACTTACATACGTTCATTAGCAAACGATTTTGGAAAAGCATTAAACTCTGGAGCTCATTTATCTGCTTTACGCAGAACAAAGATTGGTGATTTTAATGTTGATAATGCTATCTCTATTGAACAATTTATAACTAATTTATCTTCGGAATAA